In the Paenibacillus sp. FSL R7-0337 genome, GCCTGCAGCCGGGGAATATGCGCGTGTCCTGGGCGTGCCGGAGAAGGAGCTGGCAGAGCATTTTCTGAGCAGCCCGCTGGGCAAAAGATACGAGGATGATCTGATCATAGCCTCCCCGAAGGCGGTTCATCCGGACGGCTCTGTCACATTTTACAGCCAGATTATGTCTAGTACATATGTGGAGCTGCTGAGTTCTGCCGATCCGCTGGCAGTGCTGGAGGAGACGCTGGGCAGCAGTCCGTTCAAGCCTTCGTTTGTCCTCAATATTAACTGTACGCTGCGGGACCAGCTGTTTACACGGGACGGTCTTTGGGGAGCTTTTGACGAGACGATGCTTGGGTTCTGCGGCAACACTACAGGCTTCATCAGCTATGGAGAGCAATATTATACTAAGCATGCCAATCAGACCATGATTCTGCTGCTGGTTGAATAAGGGAGAGTTGAAATCGGATGGAGTGGTTAAGCAAACTGCGCACAGCTTGGGGGAGAACCCCCTCTGTTGGAGGCGTTCAAAGTCACAGTAATACAAGCGGGTTAGCGGAGAAAGCCCTGGCAGAGCGTGTGATTGAGGCTAAGGGTACGGCCGCATCAACAGAAACGGTTATAGTAGAGGGAAAAGTCGCAGTAGAGGAAGCGGGCGCTAACGCACCTGTATCTTACAGCGGTAAAGATAGCGAAGAACCCTCTGCACACGCTTCAGGCACGGTGTCTTTTGGGGGACATGCCTATGCCCTGGCGGAGCAGATCCGCCTTGAGACTGGAGCTATTCTGAAGGAAGAGGCCAAACTGGTGGAGGACTTCGAGGCCTTGCAGGCAGGCGGCGGGGAGATGATCGGCCAAATTGCCGGGACTCAGCAGCTTCTGGAGCATTTGAAGACCAACAACGGACAGACTGAAGATCTGATTAATGAAATGTACGGCAGCTTGTCCTACTCCTCCAACAAAATCGAATTTGCTAAGGAAGCCAATATCCAGATCTCTGCGGAAATGCTGAAGGCTTCGGAGGTATTTACGGAGTTCGTTGCTTTGAATGAGGATCTGCGGGAGCATTTCCACAGCATTGAGCAGCTGGCCAAGATTATCACGGATATTGCCGAGCAGACGAATCTGCTCTCGCTGAATGCGGCGATTGAGGCGGCGCGGGCCGGTGAACATGGACGCGGCTTCGCCGTTGTCTCCACAGAGATCCGCAAGCTTGCTGACAGCACCCGCAGCCATGTGAAGGAGATTATGGGTTCACTCTCAGGAATGACCCGCGTCATGGAGCAGATTCACAGCAAGTCCGGGGATGGAACGCTCGCGATGAACGAGACCACGGCGAAGATCGGTGAGTCCACGTTATACATGAATGAGATTGTAGAAGCAGAGGAGCAGGTCTTCGAGCATCTGGAGGCAATCCAGGAGTCCCAGGAGAGCAGCATGGAGGATGTGGAGCAGATCAACAGCGACCTGCTGCGCATTCTGGAGAAATCGGGTCAGGACTCAGACCAGTTCCGTAAGCTGGTTCTTACCGTTCAGAAGAAGGCCGACCATTACCAGCAGCTGCTGAATCATCTGCATCAGATCGGGCTGCTCCAGCAGGCGGAAGAAGCAGAGAAGGCTATCGTATAATCAGATATGGTAAAAGGAAAACACCCGGCGGCGGGAGATGGTGCCGGGTGTTTTTGTGTTGTGCTGGGCAACCGCCCTCTGCCATCGGCAGGAGGATCTTCCACTACTACAGCGAGATCAGCCTGTATTCATAAGCGCCAATGGACAGTGGACCGGCAGGTACGTGAGTGCCGGTCAACACATCCTGCCCGCTGTGCGGCAGAGTGATGCTGCCGCCAAGCCCGTCCATATTGACGAGCGTCCACAGCTCTCCGGCAGCGCCGCGTCTAGGGCAGAGAATAGTGCCTGGCGTGACATCGCTGCGCCGGGTGACCCCGGCGCGGGCGGCATAATGCTCAATCAGCGCGCACAGCTGCTTGTCGCCCTCGCCGCCCGAGGGCAGCGAGCCGAGCATCACGATGGCTCCCCGGCCATAGGGCTGCTCGGTCAGGTAGGCCAGGCCTGGCGTCCGTCCCGACGTAATGACGCCGACCGTGGAGGCACCGCCCGGCAGCGGCTCGAACACCGCGCTCCATAGCGACAGCGGCGCGGTGTGGCCGAAGGCCTCCCCGATGCTGCCCGTCCCCTCCATCGGGTAGACGAAGGTAGTGTTCACTCCGGCGAAGCGCTCCAGTTCCCCCAGCGCAGCATCTGTATGCAGGGTATGCTCTCCTGTGCGGCCTCCGCTAAGCGGGCCGACAATCCAGATGCCGCCGGCTTCAGCGAAGGCGAGCGCCTTCTTCATGTATTCCGGCGACAGATAATGGATGTAAGGCGTGAACAGCAGCCTATAGCCGCTTAAATCGCCGCTCTCCGGCAGCAGGTCACGGTGAATCCCCTGATCGAGAATCCGTCTGTAGAAGTCCCCCAGCAGGGAACGGTAGTTCAGCTGTCGGTGCGGCTCCGTAGCCAGGAACGCCTTGGCCCGGTCCGAATAAGTAATCGCCACCTCGGCCTGCACCGGCCGGGTATTCAGCATGTGCGGCTCGATCCGCAGCCTGGCAGCGGAAGCCTTGCGCACATTGTCATATCCGAGCGCAGGCTGGCCCCAGGCGCTGATGATCGAGCTGTGCGTCTGTTCGCTGCCCGTGCGCTGCTGCCGCCACAGCCAGTAGCAGAAGGCGCCTGCCCCCAGCGCGTAGGCAGCCACGGCTTCAGCGGTGAGATAGCCGTCCGGATGCGGCTCGCCGTAGCTTGTCAGCGAAGCGGCATAGGCCGGGCCGGTCTCCATCAGCCAGAAATCCCGCCCGGGCTTGAAGCTGCGCCACAGATCACAGTTCAGCAGATAAGCGTGCCTGTTGGCCTGGGAGGCGTAGGTGTCGAACGAAGCGAAATCAAGCTCCCGGAACAGCTGCTCATTGTCCAGATGAAAAGGAACATTGCTGTTATGCGTAATCGGAGCTGCCGAATGACGGCGGATGATCGCCGCCTGTTCCCCCGCGAACTCCGCAACCTTCTCCATCTGAAACAGCCGGTACTGGGTGACGAGCGATGAATTATGCAGGAAAGGCGTAGCCACCGGCTGCGGCACCTGATCAAACCGCTGGTAGGTCTGGCTCCACACGCCGGTTCCCCACGCTGCATTCAGCTCGCCGATACTTCCGTAGCGGTGCTCCAGCCACTCATGCCACAGGGAGCAGCAGGACCCGCACATGCATTCCGCCACATGCGCCTTCAGCTCGTTGTCGAGCTGCCAGGCGGCAAGGCCCGGGAGCTGCCCCAGCACCCGGGCCAGCTCTTCCGTAATTACCGCCGCCCGCTGCCGGAAATAAGGGTTATTCGTGCAGACATGCTGTCTGGACCCGTGGCTCATTACCGCCCCGTCTGCCCGGATGTGCAGGCTCTCCGGGTGCCCGTGAGTCAGCCAAATTGGCGGGGTCGCGGTCGGCGTACACATGACCGTATCGATGCCGTGATCATGCAGCTGAAGGATATGCTCAGCGAACGGCCGTACATCGATGGAACCCTCCTCCGGCTCCAGCAGCGACCAGATGAATTCGCCCATGCGTACCAGATTAATCCCGGCCTCCTGCATGAGCTGAAGATCCTGCTGCCGCTCAGCTTCTCCCCACAGCTCAGGGTACCATGCTGCACCGTAATATAGCTTTTGCTTCATCATTATAACCTCCTGGAAAAAGCCCACACGGGCGATGTATTTTTACTTCTTTCGATCTATATCAATTGAATTTGAAAATTACAGACAGGGAAAGTGGCGGAGGGGAATTTTGGAGCTGTAGGAGCGATAGCGACCGCCTTTGTATGCGGATTTCAACCGTTAAAAACGGTATATATCAAGAAATCTGCAGACAACAGCGGCCGGAAGCCCAAAACTTCTCTGGAGTCACGGCTATCCCATACTGAGTATTTACAAGGTTTAATTTATATAGTGTCCTCCCCCCACAATCAATAGTAAACTTTTGCCGGTTTTGGACTTTATTGCGGAAGCGGTGCAGAAGGCGTACAAAGCGCTGTCCAAAAAGTCCGATTGCCGGAAAAACACCCGCCAACCATAATAGAAAGCGCAGCCACGGCAATGTAGTGAAGCGAACTAGCCAGGCTGCTTATCCATACGGAGGTGAAGGTAAATGAAGCAAGGAGCGGCAATGGGGGCAGCAGAGATCAGCGCGGGTACAAGCTTCCGCCGCAGCAGGCGCGAGCAGCGCTTCAGACGTCTGAAGCGGGACAAATGGCTCTACATACTGCTCAGCCCCGGACTCCTATATTTCCTGGTGTTCAAATATGTACCGATGTGGGGAGTGCTGCTCGCCTTTAAGGATTATCAGCCTTTTCTGGGCTTCTGGAAAAGCAGCTGGGTCGGTTTGGAGCATTTCCGCACGTTTTTTCAGAATCCTGATTTCTTCATGCTGCTGCGCAATACGCTGGTGCTGTCGCTGTATAATCTGGTGTTCTTTTTCCCGGCACCGATTATCCTGGCGCTGCTGCTGAATGAGATCCGGCTGTCCTTCTACAAAAGGACGGTTCAGACGCTGATCTATGTGCCCCACTTCATCTCCATGGTCATCGTCGCCAGTATCTCCTACGTGTTCCTTACGACACAGGGCGGTGCGGTCAATGAATTCCTCTACACAGTTACCGGGCACAAAATTGATTTCCTCGCCAATCCAGACTGGTTCCGCCCGATGATTATTCTGCAGACCATCTGGAAGGAATGCGGCTGGGGGACGATTATTTTCCTCGCTGCGCTGGCCGGTGTCGATGTGGAGCAATATGAAGCCGCCGTGGTGGACGGAGCCAGCCGCTGGCGCCAGACCTGGCATATTACGCTGCCCGCGATCCGCAGTACGATTGTCATTCTGCTGATTTTGCGGATGGGTACGATTCTGGATAACGGCTTCGAGCAAATCTATCTGATGATGAATGCGCTGAACCGCGAGGTGGCCGAGGTCTTCGATACCTATGTGTATGCGCTGGGAATTACCCAGGGGGCATTCAGCTACAGCACCGCAGTCGGCTTGTTCAAATCGGTAATCGGGGTCGTGCTGGTGCTCGGCACCAACTGGCTCGCCAAGAAGTCAGGCGAATCTGGATTATATTGAAAAGGAGGCCAAGAGTGTGGCTAAACGTTACCGCAGCGCCGGAGAGATTACCTTTGACGTGTTTAATTACCTGGTGCTGGGCATCATCGGGATCGCGGCCATTCTGCCGTTCCTGTTTGTCGTCGCCGGTTCCTTCGCCACCGAGGCGGAAATTACGAAGCGCGCGGTCTTTCTGGTTCCGACGACCATTTCGCTGGACGCTTACCGGTTTATTTTCTCCACGGATACCATTGTCCGTAGCATCGGGGTGTCGCTGTACGTGACAGTGATCGGGACGGCAGTCAATCTGTTCTTCACGGTTACCATGGCGTATCCGATGGCGAAGCGGTACCTGATGGGCCGCAATCTGATCCTCAATCTGGTGATATTCACGATGCTGTTCGGAGGCGGGATGATTCCCACCTATCTGGTAATCCGGGAGCTGCATCTGCTCGATACGCTGAATGCCTTAATTCTTCCGGGGGCGATCAGCGCCTTCAACCTGATTATCGTGAAGAACTTCTTCCAGGAGCTTCCCGCTGAGATGGAGGAGGCGGCGCGCATCGACGGCTGCACGGAGCTGGGGCTGCTGTGGAGGATTGTGCTGCCGCTGTCGAAGCCTGTGCTGGCGACGTTCACCCTCTTTTATGCGGTCGGACACTGGAATAACTTCTTCTCGGCGCTGCTCTACATCAACGATCCGTCCAAGTGGCCGCTGCAGGTGATGCTGCGCCAGATCGTCATGCTGTCCCAGTCGGCAGCGGGGGATCTCAGCTCGATGGACCCGAACTTCGTGCAGCCGCCGGAGCAGTCGATCAAAATGGCCGTCATCGTGGTCGGCACCCTGCCGATTATGTGCGTGTATCCGTTTCTGCAGAAGCATTTTGCCAAAGGGGTGATGCTGGGTTCAGTCAAAGGGTAAGCGGTTAGTCAACATATAAAGGGAGGCCAAGTGATGAAGAAGATGAAGCGGAGTGAAGGTTCACGGTCTGCGAAAAAAGGGTTGTTCATGCTGCTGGCTATGATTATGCTGCTAAGTGTATTGTCCGGCTGCGGCGGAAACGGGGAGAATGCGGGAGCGGGACAGAAGGACCCTGCCGCTGACAGCGGGAAGACGGACGGTACAGCCAAGGGAGAGAAGCCGCTTGAGCTGACGCTGATGCTGCCGATTTTCAAAACCAATTATCCGAAGGACGGCAGTCCGGTCGCCGCCAAGCTGGAGGAGCTGACGAACACCAAAATCCATTTCGAATGGGTGCCGAATGCATCGTATGCCGACAAATTCAACATTACGCTGGCTTCCGGCAAGCTGCCTGATATTATGTATGTAGGCGACGTGAAAGCGTCCAGCTTCGTCAATGCGGCCAGATCCGGCGCTTTCTGGGAGGTGGGTCCGTATCTCAAGGATTATCAGAATCTCAGCGGGGCGAAGGAGGTCATTCTGAATAACTCGGCCATCGACGGCAAGAATTACGGGATCTACAGAGGGCGGGCGCTGGGACGTAACGGCGTGGTGTTCCGCAAGGACTGGATGGAGAAGCTGGGGCTTGAGAACCCGAAGACGGTGGATGATTTCTATTCGATGCTGCAAGCGTTCAAGGAGCAGGACCCGGACGGCAACGGCCAGGCGGATACGTACGGCATGGTGCTGGTCAAGTGGACCGGCCAGTGGGCCAGCGGCTTCGATACGATGAAGCTGTGGTTCGGATCTCCGAACAAGTGGGGCGTTCAGGAAGGGAAGCTCGTGCCTGAGCATGAATATCCCGGTTATTTGGAAGCGCTTAAATTTATGAAAAAGCTGTACGATGAGCAGCTGATCAACGCCGACTTCGCGGTGATGGACAGCTCCAAATGGAATGATCCTGTCGTCAATAATAAGGCCGGCGTCATCGTCGATGTGGTCGATAACGCGGCACGGCTGGATGACAAGATTCATGCCGCCCTCCAAAAGGAAGGCAAAGATGAGCCGGAACGTCATTATATGGATGTTATCGGCGGTGTGAGCGGAGCGGACGGCGCGCTGCATACTCTCCCGACCTCCGGCTTCTCCGGCATGCTGGCGATTCCGAAGTCTTCGGTCAAAACCGAGGAGGAGCTGAAGCAGGTGCTGGCCTTCCTGGACCGGCTGAATGATGAGGATTTGCAGACGATGTTGAACTATGGAATTGAAGGCGTGCATTACAAGCTGGTGGATGGATACATCGAACGCTCCAGCGATACCGTTCTGCTGGAATCGGAAGTGGAAGGCCTGAACCAGATGCTGCCGTTCATCCCTGAGGACAAGGCGAAGCAAGTGAAGCAGACCCCGCTGCGGCTGAAGCAGACCGAGGTACAGAAGACGAATGAAGCGACGATTGTGACCAATCCGGCGGAAGCGCTGATCTCGGCAGTCTATACGCAAAAAGGCTCACAGCTGGATAACGTAATCAACGATGCGCGCATCAAATTCATTGTCGGTCAGATGGATGAGGCCGGGTTGAAGTCCGCTTTTGAGGTATGGCGGAAGACCGGCGGAGATGAGCTTGTGAAGGAAATGAACGAATTGTACGCCTCAGCGGGCAAGTAAAACCCGGTCCTGCTCCAGTCTCTGGCCGGTCTGAGCCCGCTGCGGCTGCATAGCTGCAACTCTAAACTAAGGATTCGGCTGGTGAATGCAATGGAGAATGAAGGGGCAGGAGCACGGAACAGGTATACGCGAGGCCGGACAGGACGCAAGGGCCGTTATTACCGCAATAATCTCATTATTGTGCTGATCGTCTCGTCCATTCCCGGGCTGATCATCGGGCTGCTGGTCTATTTTATGGCCGGGGGAAATCTGGAGAAGGAGCTGCTCCGGATGCATAACCGGCAGATTGAGCAGCGGGCGGACAACATCAATGATCAATTGTCTAATCTGGAGCTGATGCTGGCCCACTGGGCATTCGATCCGAAGTTCGACTACGGGCTGAGCAACATGGATTTCACCCGCAATCATGAACGGGCCTGGGATATTACGAAGACGCTGGTAGTCATGCAGGGCTCAAATTCTATGGTGCGGCAGGTTGAGCTGTATCTGGCCGGTAAACAGCCGGTGCGCTTCGGCACGGAGTACGGGACGCTGGCTGCGGAGGAGGAAGTACTGTACTCGAAGCTGCTGAAGCAGGAGCGGAGCACGTACTGGACGGAGTGGGCTTTTGAACCGGAGAAGCCGGAGCAGAAGGAGCTGACGCTGGTGCACCACATCCCCGGCGGCAGCCGGGAGCCCTTCGGGGCGCTATTGCTGCGGATGGATACAGAGAAGGTATCGGCGATGCTGCGGACCATGACCCCGTACAGCACGGGGGAGGTGTTCATGGAGCAGAAATCCGGCGGGCTGTTCATCTCGGGGGCCGGGATGGATACCCCAACGCCGCTCGTTACGGCGCTGCGGGCTGCTATTGCAGCCAGAGGCAGCCAGGATAGCGGGTCCTTTCTGTATGACTGGAACGGGGTTACTTATGCGGTGACCTATGGTGATTTCTCGCGGATTGCCAGTGAATGGCGGTATGTATCGGCTTCGCCGATTTCCAGCGTTACCTCTCCGGTGGTCTGGCTGTCCCGGATGATTATTCTGGTCAGCTTGTGCGCCTTGCTGCTGGCGGCAGTCCTGTCCTGGATTGCCTCCCGCAGAATCTATTCGCCGGTCCGCCGTCTGCTTCAGACCCTGCTTCCCGAGCATGCGGCCTCCGGGGACCGGGTGGATGAGCTGACGCTGATCGAGCGGCACTGGCAGAACCTGCACGGACAGCAGCACGCCCTCGAGTACACGCTCTCGGAGCAGCTTCCGCATGTGCAGCAGAGCTTCCTCCACCAGCTGTTCCAGGGGTATCTGTATGCCTATTCCGAACAGGACTTGCAGAGCCGGATGAAGCAGTACAAGTGGGAAGTGGAGAACTGTACCTTCGTGGTGCTGTATATCCAGCTGACCGGCATCTCCAGCCTGGAAGCCAAATTCCGCAGCGGTGACGAGAGTCTGGTGTCGTTCGCGGCTGTAAATATCATCGGGGAGCTTGCTAAGGAGCATTTCGGCCGGGCAGAGACGGTCAATCTGCATGACCTTACCTCCGGTATGCTGCTGATGGAACCGGGAAGCGGCCCGGACCCGGCCCGCGTGGGGGCCTTCGGTGAAGAGCTGGCGGCTACCCTGAGCCGGATGCTTAAGCTTCAAGCCACGGTGGCGTACAGTGCAAGGATCGGGAGCATCTCCGCGGTTCCGCGGTCGTTCGAGGCGGCGAAGCAGGCGGCCAGTCACAGCAGGTACGGGGGCGGGAACCAGATTATCAGTCTAGAGCAGCTGGAGCGGGAGGGGCAGGGCACACCTATACCGCAGTATTCCTTCGCGCTGGAGCGCGGGCTGATTCAGGCGCTGCGGACCGGCGAAGCGGAGGAAGCGGACCGGCTGCTGGAGGAATTCCTGGAGACGCTCTCCGCAGGCAGCGCGAAGGTGATCGACGTACAGCAGGGGATGCTGCATCTGCTCGGCGCGATCCTTCATGCGGTGCTGGAGGCCGGGATGGCCCAGAGCCAGCTATTCGGCGGCAGGAATCTGTATGCCAGCCTCTCGCAGATCCATGAGCCGGGGCTGATTCTCTCCTGGTTCCGCACACAGGTTATCGCTCCCTTCCTGAAGGAGCTGTGCGAGCGCTCCGACGCCGGGATAAGGCGGACCATTGACCAGGCGATGTTGTATATTCAGCAGCATTATATGGACAATATCTCACTGGACAGCTGTGCGGATTATACAGGGACCAGTCCTTTTCTGCTCAGTAAGTCGTTCAAGCGGGTCACCGGGCAGAATTTCATTGATTATGTAACGGAACTGCGGCTCACCAAGGCGAAGGAACTGCTGCGTGACACCGATCTGAAGATGAACGATGTCGCCTTGCAGGTTGGCTATCAGCAGAGTTATTTCAACCGGATTTTCAAAAAACAGGAGGATATCACTCCGACACGTTACCGTGAACTGATCCGGCAGGAGGGGGAGAAGGAGAATGGGACCCGGTAAGCGGGGACCGGCTCCAGAATGACAGCGGCTCACTTTCCGTGATCCCGCGTCCGCAGGCCTCCTGCTCCGGCAACGGCTCATTCGTCCAGGTGATGTCCCATCAAGGAGATGACAGAAGATGACCTCTTTATCCTCGGCCCTGCCAGTCCAGTTACGATGGCTGAAGCCGCCTGCTGCGGCTGCGGGGGTGACCTGGGGTGTCCCCTGGTCCAAGGGAGATCTGAAGCGCGGAGAACTGGCCGCGCTATATCTTGGCGGGGCGGATAACGGCTCCCGCCTGCCGCTGCAGAGCCGTCCGGCTGCGTATTGGCCGGACGGCAGCATCAAATGGTCCCTGCATTCTGCCGTATGCCCTGAAGGGAGTACGGCAGGATATACGCTGCAACGCTCTGCCGGGCAGAGCGCTGTGTCCGCAGCCTTTCAGCTGTCCGTGGCAGAGACAGAGGAGGCTTATATTGTCGATACAGGCAGCATTCGTTGCACCGTGGTCAAGCATGGCCCGGGCGTGATCTCGCGGATTATCCGCCGGGGAACGGCGGAATCCGGGGGACCGGACGGTGACCATGGATATTACAGAGCTGTGGAGGCGGTGACGGGATCAGGTGCGGGTACGAGTGCGGGCGTGAGTGTGGGCACGGTGGCTGGTGAGCGTGCAGGTGATGTGAATGCCAGTGCGGATGTGAGTGCAGGTGCGGGTGCGAGTGCGAGTGCGGATGTGAGTGTAGCTACGGATGCAGGTGCAGATTCAGCCGATGCA is a window encoding:
- a CDS encoding methyl-accepting chemotaxis protein, whose product is MEWLSKLRTAWGRTPSVGGVQSHSNTSGLAEKALAERVIEAKGTAASTETVIVEGKVAVEEAGANAPVSYSGKDSEEPSAHASGTVSFGGHAYALAEQIRLETGAILKEEAKLVEDFEALQAGGGEMIGQIAGTQQLLEHLKTNNGQTEDLINEMYGSLSYSSNKIEFAKEANIQISAEMLKASEVFTEFVALNEDLREHFHSIEQLAKIITDIAEQTNLLSLNAAIEAARAGEHGRGFAVVSTEIRKLADSTRSHVKEIMGSLSGMTRVMEQIHSKSGDGTLAMNETTAKIGESTLYMNEIVEAEEQVFEHLEAIQESQESSMEDVEQINSDLLRILEKSGQDSDQFRKLVLTVQKKADHYQQLLNHLHQIGLLQQAEEAEKAIV
- a CDS encoding beta-galactosidase — translated: MKQKLYYGAAWYPELWGEAERQQDLQLMQEAGINLVRMGEFIWSLLEPEEGSIDVRPFAEHILQLHDHGIDTVMCTPTATPPIWLTHGHPESLHIRADGAVMSHGSRQHVCTNNPYFRQRAAVITEELARVLGQLPGLAAWQLDNELKAHVAECMCGSCCSLWHEWLEHRYGSIGELNAAWGTGVWSQTYQRFDQVPQPVATPFLHNSSLVTQYRLFQMEKVAEFAGEQAAIIRRHSAAPITHNSNVPFHLDNEQLFRELDFASFDTYASQANRHAYLLNCDLWRSFKPGRDFWLMETGPAYAASLTSYGEPHPDGYLTAEAVAAYALGAGAFCYWLWRQQRTGSEQTHSSIISAWGQPALGYDNVRKASAARLRIEPHMLNTRPVQAEVAITYSDRAKAFLATEPHRQLNYRSLLGDFYRRILDQGIHRDLLPESGDLSGYRLLFTPYIHYLSPEYMKKALAFAEAGGIWIVGPLSGGRTGEHTLHTDAALGELERFAGVNTTFVYPMEGTGSIGEAFGHTAPLSLWSAVFEPLPGGASTVGVITSGRTPGLAYLTEQPYGRGAIVMLGSLPSGGEGDKQLCALIEHYAARAGVTRRSDVTPGTILCPRRGAAGELWTLVNMDGLGGSITLPHSGQDVLTGTHVPAGPLSIGAYEYRLISL
- a CDS encoding sugar ABC transporter permease; the encoded protein is MGAAEISAGTSFRRSRREQRFRRLKRDKWLYILLSPGLLYFLVFKYVPMWGVLLAFKDYQPFLGFWKSSWVGLEHFRTFFQNPDFFMLLRNTLVLSLYNLVFFFPAPIILALLLNEIRLSFYKRTVQTLIYVPHFISMVIVASISYVFLTTQGGAVNEFLYTVTGHKIDFLANPDWFRPMIILQTIWKECGWGTIIFLAALAGVDVEQYEAAVVDGASRWRQTWHITLPAIRSTIVILLILRMGTILDNGFEQIYLMMNALNREVAEVFDTYVYALGITQGAFSYSTAVGLFKSVIGVVLVLGTNWLAKKSGESGLY
- a CDS encoding carbohydrate ABC transporter permease, which translates into the protein MAKRYRSAGEITFDVFNYLVLGIIGIAAILPFLFVVAGSFATEAEITKRAVFLVPTTISLDAYRFIFSTDTIVRSIGVSLYVTVIGTAVNLFFTVTMAYPMAKRYLMGRNLILNLVIFTMLFGGGMIPTYLVIRELHLLDTLNALILPGAISAFNLIIVKNFFQELPAEMEEAARIDGCTELGLLWRIVLPLSKPVLATFTLFYAVGHWNNFFSALLYINDPSKWPLQVMLRQIVMLSQSAAGDLSSMDPNFVQPPEQSIKMAVIVVGTLPIMCVYPFLQKHFAKGVMLGSVKG
- a CDS encoding extracellular solute-binding protein, encoding MKRSEGSRSAKKGLFMLLAMIMLLSVLSGCGGNGENAGAGQKDPAADSGKTDGTAKGEKPLELTLMLPIFKTNYPKDGSPVAAKLEELTNTKIHFEWVPNASYADKFNITLASGKLPDIMYVGDVKASSFVNAARSGAFWEVGPYLKDYQNLSGAKEVILNNSAIDGKNYGIYRGRALGRNGVVFRKDWMEKLGLENPKTVDDFYSMLQAFKEQDPDGNGQADTYGMVLVKWTGQWASGFDTMKLWFGSPNKWGVQEGKLVPEHEYPGYLEALKFMKKLYDEQLINADFAVMDSSKWNDPVVNNKAGVIVDVVDNAARLDDKIHAALQKEGKDEPERHYMDVIGGVSGADGALHTLPTSGFSGMLAIPKSSVKTEEELKQVLAFLDRLNDEDLQTMLNYGIEGVHYKLVDGYIERSSDTVLLESEVEGLNQMLPFIPEDKAKQVKQTPLRLKQTEVQKTNEATIVTNPAEALISAVYTQKGSQLDNVINDARIKFIVGQMDEAGLKSAFEVWRKTGGDELVKEMNELYASAGK
- a CDS encoding AraC family transcriptional regulator, with product MENEGAGARNRYTRGRTGRKGRYYRNNLIIVLIVSSIPGLIIGLLVYFMAGGNLEKELLRMHNRQIEQRADNINDQLSNLELMLAHWAFDPKFDYGLSNMDFTRNHERAWDITKTLVVMQGSNSMVRQVELYLAGKQPVRFGTEYGTLAAEEEVLYSKLLKQERSTYWTEWAFEPEKPEQKELTLVHHIPGGSREPFGALLLRMDTEKVSAMLRTMTPYSTGEVFMEQKSGGLFISGAGMDTPTPLVTALRAAIAARGSQDSGSFLYDWNGVTYAVTYGDFSRIASEWRYVSASPISSVTSPVVWLSRMIILVSLCALLLAAVLSWIASRRIYSPVRRLLQTLLPEHAASGDRVDELTLIERHWQNLHGQQHALEYTLSEQLPHVQQSFLHQLFQGYLYAYSEQDLQSRMKQYKWEVENCTFVVLYIQLTGISSLEAKFRSGDESLVSFAAVNIIGELAKEHFGRAETVNLHDLTSGMLLMEPGSGPDPARVGAFGEELAATLSRMLKLQATVAYSARIGSISAVPRSFEAAKQAASHSRYGGGNQIISLEQLEREGQGTPIPQYSFALERGLIQALRTGEAEEADRLLEEFLETLSAGSAKVIDVQQGMLHLLGAILHAVLEAGMAQSQLFGGRNLYASLSQIHEPGLILSWFRTQVIAPFLKELCERSDAGIRRTIDQAMLYIQQHYMDNISLDSCADYTGTSPFLLSKSFKRVTGQNFIDYVTELRLTKAKELLRDTDLKMNDVALQVGYQQSYFNRIFKKQEDITPTRYRELIRQEGEKENGTR